Proteins encoded together in one Gemmatimonadota bacterium DH-78 window:
- a CDS encoding multicopper oxidase family protein translates to MRALLVLAALALGGAAATPVTAQSGAAACPTPLPAPPAPGTVSDGPPPPAWDLRCIELLPTARGGDASGMVTLTRPPSPFAVTVTPDGRHRWNLEARISGLGEPADLGDFTAWVAWATPLTLDPVVRLGEVENGTVGLGAVDFSKYLIWITAEADPATTERAGPLVLRGRSPSSRMEAHDLLANSPSATQGAPMAGDGAMGGDAMAGHDHGAAIGADGWPMPPANPDIPMLPGIMAVRPEVSPLLLEVPGAEALPEVRERTVVDLPDGGTLDLEAGLVRKEVAGRQLVMLAFNEQHPGPLIRVDRESTIFVNFTNHTPFPTAVHWHGLRLDNRFDGVPGVTQDPVAPGESFRYTIHFPDAGIYWYHPHHREDIQQELGLYGNLLVDPIDRSDWSPVNREEVLMIDDLLLADDDVVPFGDEASNYALMGRFGTVDLVNGETDWTTEARTGEVVRFHLTNASNTRTWNLSFRPPDGGPETVLPLKVVATDVGRFEREEMSGSVVIAPAQRYVIDVRFPSAGRWELVNEVQGINHRMGVFLGERRRIGTVEVSAERVATDLRADFEQLRVHREVVADIDRYRHHFDRPVDHELVLTLEGDALPLPVREAMQWDWIYTHPVEWTGTMTHMNWASDSRAAQWKIREPATGRENMQIDWRFRVGDVVKIRVHNDRSATHVMQHPLHIHGQRFLVLSQDGVATDNLAWKDTALLPAGSTTDILLELSNPGRWMVHCHIAEHLEAGMKFVFEVEPAR, encoded by the coding sequence ATGCGTGCTCTCCTCGTTCTCGCCGCACTCGCCCTCGGGGGAGCCGCGGCCACCCCGGTGACCGCCCAGTCGGGCGCGGCCGCCTGCCCGACGCCACTCCCCGCGCCCCCGGCCCCCGGCACCGTCTCCGACGGGCCGCCGCCCCCCGCCTGGGATCTGCGGTGCATCGAGCTGCTCCCCACCGCGCGCGGCGGGGACGCGTCGGGAATGGTCACCCTCACCCGCCCGCCCTCGCCCTTCGCGGTGACGGTCACCCCCGACGGGCGGCATCGGTGGAATCTGGAGGCGCGCATCAGCGGCCTCGGTGAGCCCGCCGACCTCGGCGACTTCACCGCCTGGGTGGCCTGGGCCACCCCGCTCACCCTCGATCCGGTCGTGCGGCTCGGCGAGGTCGAGAACGGCACGGTCGGCCTCGGCGCAGTCGACTTCTCGAAGTATCTGATCTGGATCACCGCCGAGGCCGACCCCGCCACCACCGAGCGCGCGGGCCCGCTCGTGCTCCGCGGCCGCTCGCCGTCGAGTCGCATGGAGGCGCACGACCTGCTGGCCAACTCCCCGTCGGCCACCCAGGGCGCGCCGATGGCGGGCGACGGTGCGATGGGGGGCGACGCCATGGCGGGCCATGACCACGGCGCCGCGATCGGCGCCGACGGATGGCCCATGCCCCCCGCAAACCCCGACATCCCCATGCTCCCGGGCATCATGGCGGTGCGCCCCGAGGTGTCGCCGCTGCTGCTCGAGGTACCGGGGGCCGAGGCGCTTCCCGAGGTCCGCGAGCGGACGGTGGTCGACCTCCCCGACGGCGGCACCCTCGACCTCGAGGCCGGTCTCGTACGGAAGGAGGTCGCCGGCCGCCAACTGGTGATGCTGGCCTTCAACGAGCAGCACCCCGGGCCGCTCATCCGGGTCGACCGGGAGTCCACGATCTTCGTGAACTTCACGAACCACACCCCCTTCCCCACCGCCGTGCACTGGCACGGCCTGCGCCTCGACAATCGCTTCGATGGAGTCCCCGGGGTGACGCAGGATCCCGTGGCTCCGGGGGAGAGTTTCCGCTACACGATTCACTTTCCCGATGCGGGCATCTACTGGTATCACCCGCACCACCGAGAAGACATCCAGCAGGAACTCGGGCTGTACGGCAACCTGCTCGTGGATCCGATCGACCGGTCGGACTGGTCGCCGGTGAATCGCGAGGAGGTGCTGATGATCGACGACCTGCTCCTCGCCGACGACGACGTCGTGCCCTTCGGCGACGAGGCGTCGAACTACGCCCTGATGGGGCGCTTCGGCACCGTCGACCTCGTGAACGGCGAGACCGACTGGACGACCGAGGCGCGCACCGGCGAGGTGGTGCGATTCCATCTCACCAACGCGAGCAACACCCGCACCTGGAATCTCTCCTTCCGCCCCCCCGACGGGGGTCCCGAGACGGTGCTGCCGCTCAAGGTCGTGGCCACCGACGTGGGTCGGTTCGAGCGCGAGGAGATGTCGGGGAGCGTCGTGATCGCGCCCGCCCAGCGCTACGTGATCGACGTGCGCTTTCCGAGCGCCGGCCGCTGGGAGCTGGTGAACGAGGTGCAGGGCATCAACCACCGCATGGGCGTGTTTCTCGGCGAGCGCCGGCGGATCGGCACGGTGGAGGTGTCGGCCGAGCGGGTGGCCACCGACCTCCGCGCCGACTTCGAGCAGCTGCGGGTGCACCGCGAGGTGGTGGCCGACATCGACCGCTACCGGCACCACTTCGATCGCCCCGTCGACCACGAGCTCGTACTCACCCTCGAGGGCGACGCTCTGCCGCTCCCCGTGCGCGAGGCCATGCAGTGGGACTGGATCTACACGCATCCGGTCGAGTGGACGGGCACCATGACGCACATGAACTGGGCGTCGGACTCCCGCGCGGCGCAGTGGAAGATCCGCGAACCCGCCACCGGGCGCGAGAACATGCAGATCGACTGGCGCTTTCGGGTGGGCGACGTCGTGAAGATCCGCGTACACAACGACCGCAGCGCGACCCATGTGATGCAGCACCCGCTGCACATTCACGGGCAGCGTTTTCTCGTGCTCTCGCAGGACGGCGTGGCCACCGACAACCTCGCCTGGAAAGACACGGCGTTGCTGCCGGCCGGCTCGACCACCGACATCCTGCTGGAGCTGTCGAACCCCGGCCGCTGGATGGTGCACTGCCACATCGCGGAGCACCTCGAAGCGGGCATGAAGTTCGTGTTCGAAGTGGAGCCGGCCCGGTGA
- a CDS encoding methyltransferase domain-containing protein has product MTTLCGPEALAALFGRIDIYVFDQLLRGNLRPSMRVLDAGCGGGRNSEYLMRCGAPVFGVDRSEEAVDRIRRVAAEAAPGLPPSNFQVAPLAALPFERDSFDAVLCSAVLHFSADEAEFEASLTEMWRVLAPGGLFFARLASTIGIEGSVRRLHDRWYALPDGSDRFLVDEAYLLDWAERLGGTLVDPLKTTVVQGMRSMTTWVVRAALPASLR; this is encoded by the coding sequence GTGACCACGCTCTGCGGTCCCGAGGCCCTGGCCGCTCTCTTCGGCCGCATCGACATCTACGTCTTCGACCAGCTGCTCCGGGGCAACCTGCGCCCGTCGATGCGCGTGCTGGACGCCGGGTGCGGGGGCGGACGAAACAGCGAGTACCTGATGCGGTGCGGGGCGCCGGTGTTCGGCGTGGACCGGAGCGAGGAGGCCGTCGATCGGATCCGGCGGGTGGCCGCCGAGGCCGCACCCGGCCTGCCCCCATCGAACTTTCAGGTGGCGCCCCTGGCTGCGCTCCCCTTCGAGCGTGACTCGTTCGACGCCGTCCTCTGCAGCGCCGTCCTCCACTTCTCGGCCGACGAAGCCGAGTTCGAGGCGAGCCTCACGGAGATGTGGCGGGTGCTGGCCCCCGGGGGACTGTTCTTCGCGCGCCTGGCTTCCACGATCGGCATCGAGGGTTCGGTACGCCGTCTTCACGACCGCTGGTACGCCCTGCCCGACGGGAGTGATCGCTTTCTCGTGGACGAGGCGTATCTGCTCGACTGGGCGGAGCGGTTGGGTGGCACGCTGGTCGATCCGCTCAAGACGACGGTCGTCCAGGGCATGCGGTCCATGACGACCTGGGTGGTGCGGGCCGCACTTCCGGCGTCGCTGCGGTAG
- a CDS encoding phospholipase — MSQPTTRHLAVRKTARLVELGSGVARPEECWIVVHGYRQLAPRFIRRFASLDDGRRRIVAPEGLHRFYIDEDGGAHGPEHRVGASWMTREDRAADIADYVAYLDEVAALLDREVGPEAPRIVLGFSQGVHTVARWIVSGAAPAPHTTVLWGAPLPGDLEEAKASRRLGGTRLVRVHGAADPHDSAAARARDVERLAAWGLGAQVLEHPGGHRIDPDLLGGLSTLSR; from the coding sequence ATGAGCCAGCCGACCACCCGGCACCTCGCCGTTCGAAAGACCGCTCGCCTCGTCGAGCTGGGGTCGGGCGTTGCGCGGCCCGAGGAGTGCTGGATCGTCGTGCACGGCTACCGGCAGCTCGCCCCGCGCTTCATCCGCCGCTTCGCGTCGCTCGACGACGGGCGTCGCCGCATCGTGGCTCCCGAAGGCCTGCACCGCTTCTACATCGATGAAGACGGAGGGGCGCACGGGCCCGAGCACCGGGTGGGCGCCTCCTGGATGACCCGCGAGGACCGCGCCGCGGACATCGCCGACTACGTCGCGTATCTCGACGAGGTCGCGGCGCTGCTCGACCGCGAGGTGGGGCCCGAGGCTCCCCGCATCGTGCTGGGGTTCTCCCAGGGCGTGCACACCGTGGCGCGGTGGATCGTGTCGGGTGCGGCGCCGGCCCCGCACACGACCGTGCTGTGGGGGGCGCCCCTTCCGGGTGATCTGGAGGAGGCGAAGGCTTCGCGACGGCTGGGCGGCACGCGGCTCGTGCGGGTCCACGGCGCCGCCGACCCCCACGACAGCGCGGCGGCGCGCGCGAGAGATGTGGAGCGCCTGGCCGCCTGGGGGCTCGGCGCCCAGGTGCTGGAGCACCCCGGTGGCCACCGGATCGACCCGGATCTCCTGGGTGGGCTGTCGACGTTGTCGAGGTAG
- a CDS encoding amidohydrolase family protein — protein MTTARSLGSLGLLAAFLALPTQPLHGQERAADRFPDLVAVDAPVVALTGVKLIDGTGGAARTGQTIVIEGERIAAVGADGSVSIPSGAEVHDLAGHTVIPGLVGMHNHSYYTGGNGRAAQLSFSGSRMYLGSGLTTIRTTGARYPYEELNLRREIEAGRMVGPRMFTTGPYLTGEQGSRTMTLLEGPDQARRVVRYWSEEGVDWFKAYTWISRAELGAAIEEAHEHGVKVTAHLCSVGYREAVALGIDNLEHGLFANSEYTPGKQPDECPSGFRNHFPNIDVNSPEVQATFRDMIDNGVGMTSTLVVYEISVAGRDPIEERVYEVLAPEIAAEVRAIAEDRRAGRGAIAPEVYAKALEYERAFVDAGGLLAAGVDPTGYGAAPPGFGDQKNYELLLEAGFSPVEVVRIMSANGATILGIADEVGTVEVGKVADLVVIEGDIEASGHIRDTRIVFHNGVGWDSPALIESVKGLVGVR, from the coding sequence ATGACGACTGCTCGCTCGCTGGGGTCCCTGGGACTCCTCGCCGCCTTCCTCGCCCTCCCGACGCAGCCGCTGCACGGGCAGGAACGCGCGGCCGATCGCTTTCCCGATCTCGTGGCCGTCGACGCGCCGGTCGTGGCGCTGACCGGGGTGAAGCTGATCGACGGCACCGGCGGGGCGGCCCGCACCGGGCAGACCATCGTCATCGAGGGGGAGCGGATCGCCGCGGTGGGCGCCGACGGATCGGTGTCGATTCCGAGCGGCGCCGAGGTGCACGACCTCGCCGGACACACCGTGATTCCGGGCCTCGTGGGCATGCACAACCACAGCTACTACACGGGCGGGAACGGCCGCGCGGCGCAGCTCTCCTTTTCGGGATCGCGCATGTACCTGGGGTCGGGGCTGACCACGATCCGCACGACCGGGGCGCGCTACCCGTACGAGGAGCTGAACCTGCGGCGCGAGATCGAGGCCGGACGCATGGTGGGGCCGCGCATGTTCACCACCGGCCCCTATCTCACGGGCGAGCAGGGATCGCGCACGATGACGCTGCTCGAGGGGCCGGATCAGGCCCGCCGCGTGGTGCGCTACTGGTCCGAAGAGGGCGTCGACTGGTTCAAGGCCTACACCTGGATCAGCCGCGCCGAGCTCGGAGCCGCGATCGAAGAGGCCCACGAGCACGGCGTGAAGGTCACCGCGCACCTCTGCTCGGTGGGCTACCGCGAGGCGGTCGCGCTCGGCATCGACAACCTCGAGCACGGCCTCTTCGCCAACAGCGAGTATACGCCCGGCAAGCAGCCCGACGAGTGCCCCTCGGGCTTCCGGAACCACTTCCCGAACATCGATGTGAACTCGCCCGAGGTGCAGGCCACCTTCCGCGACATGATCGACAACGGGGTGGGCATGACCTCCACCCTCGTGGTCTACGAGATCTCGGTGGCCGGGCGCGATCCGATCGAGGAGCGGGTGTACGAGGTGCTCGCCCCCGAGATCGCCGCCGAGGTTCGGGCCATCGCCGAGGATCGCCGGGCCGGCCGGGGCGCGATCGCGCCCGAGGTATACGCCAAGGCCCTCGAGTACGAGCGCGCCTTCGTGGATGCCGGGGGACTCCTCGCCGCCGGCGTCGACCCCACCGGCTATGGCGCCGCCCCTCCCGGCTTCGGCGACCAGAAGAACTACGAACTGCTGCTCGAGGCCGGCTTCTCGCCGGTCGAGGTTGTGCGGATCATGAGCGCCAACGGTGCCACCATTCTCGGCATCGCCGACGAGGTGGGCACGGTGGAAGTCGGCAAGGTGGCCGACCTCGTCGTGATCGAGGGCGACATCGAGGCCAGCGGCCACATTCGCGACACCCGCATCGTCTTCCACAACGGAGTCGGCTGGGATTCGCCCGCGTTGATCGAGTCGGTGAAGGGGCTGGTGGGGGTGCGATGA
- a CDS encoding M20/M25/M40 family metallo-hydrolase, producing MSRSLASPGLACALALGAGMGPAPELQGQTGAPPAAVLAEALADDRVAGALDRIEQGRDATAEFLVQIGGIISPSGEEQERAEAVAARMREIGLDSVRITDAPNAIGVIPGRSGRALVFVSTLDDLATVAEHQRAAGTPPRVEGDRVVGPGTNTSLTTAAILAAAEAWLSTGLRPEHDLVFAAVAEEETGLHGMKALYEQYRDRADAFVDVLGDGQSISYGALGIHWWRVNAEGPAGHTLNGGLPNINQAMGRAIDRILSLPAASSTDDTRTRLNIAMVQSGAVFNHKPSEGWFSLDIRSMEAAIIAGIEAEVESILADVSEETGIALRMEPFQLTPGGQIAGALESPLVQTSREISRHLGFDPSLSDSGSANLNVAIAAGTPAIGLGGSRGGDRGLPTEWADIDVMMRTAQHVLLLAVTLGG from the coding sequence ATGAGCCGTTCGCTCGCCTCGCCGGGCCTCGCGTGCGCCCTCGCCCTCGGCGCCGGGATGGGGCCGGCCCCCGAGCTCCAGGGGCAGACGGGCGCCCCGCCGGCCGCGGTGCTCGCCGAGGCACTGGCCGACGACCGCGTGGCGGGCGCCCTCGACCGCATCGAGCAGGGGCGCGACGCCACCGCGGAGTTTCTCGTCCAGATCGGCGGCATCATCTCGCCCTCGGGTGAGGAGCAGGAGCGCGCCGAGGCCGTCGCCGCCCGCATGCGCGAGATCGGACTCGACTCGGTGCGGATCACCGACGCGCCGAACGCGATCGGGGTGATCCCGGGGCGCTCCGGTCGGGCACTGGTGTTCGTGTCGACGCTCGACGACCTCGCCACGGTGGCCGAGCACCAGCGCGCCGCTGGAACGCCGCCCCGGGTGGAGGGCGACCGGGTGGTGGGGCCGGGCACGAACACCTCGCTGACGACGGCGGCGATCCTCGCGGCCGCCGAGGCCTGGCTCTCGACGGGACTCCGCCCCGAGCACGACCTCGTTTTCGCCGCGGTGGCCGAGGAGGAGACGGGACTCCACGGCATGAAGGCGCTCTACGAGCAGTACCGCGACCGCGCCGACGCCTTCGTCGACGTGCTCGGCGACGGCCAGTCGATCTCGTACGGGGCGCTCGGCATTCACTGGTGGCGGGTGAACGCCGAGGGGCCGGCCGGGCACACCCTCAACGGCGGGCTGCCCAACATCAACCAGGCGATGGGCCGCGCGATCGACCGCATCCTCTCGCTGCCGGCCGCCTCGAGCACCGACGACACCCGCACCCGCCTCAACATCGCCATGGTGCAGAGTGGCGCCGTCTTCAACCACAAACCGTCGGAGGGGTGGTTCTCCCTCGACATCCGCTCGATGGAGGCCGCCATCATCGCGGGCATCGAGGCGGAGGTGGAGTCGATACTCGCCGACGTGTCGGAAGAGACCGGCATCGCCCTCCGCATGGAGCCCTTCCAGCTCACTCCGGGCGGTCAGATCGCGGGGGCGCTCGAGTCGCCGCTCGTGCAGACATCGCGCGAGATCTCCCGCCATCTGGGCTTCGACCCCTCGCTGTCCGACAGCGGCTCGGCCAACCTCAACGTGGCGATCGCGGCCGGTACGCCCGCCATCGGCCTGGGCGGCTCCCGCGGGGGCGACCGGGGCCTGCCCACCGAGTGGGCCGATATCGACGTGATGATGCGCACCGCGCAGCACGTGCTGCTGCTGGCCGTCACCCTGGGCGGCTGA
- a CDS encoding aldo/keto reductase yields MITRRDWLKLSATATAALGLNPRLLAAMQEGPVLTRPIPSSGEALPVIGLGGRWINANSSAEELADHRAVMHELARDAEGAGRLFDSAAGYGGGGSEEYGGQWGAEDGFADDIFWATKVNVVGGGSSTADPAAVRAQIERSFERLRRDVIDLDQVHNMGDPPTQLGILQEYKDEGRIRYIGITTTSSGQYEQLEQVMRDYPIDFIGIDYAIDNREAEERILPLAQDRGIGVLVYLPFGRSRMWSRIGDRELPDWAAEFDATTWAQFMLKFVVANPAVSVACPGTGDPEHMIDNLGGGRGRLPTPDHVRRMIEWEAALPSA; encoded by the coding sequence ATGATCACTCGACGTGACTGGCTCAAACTCAGCGCGACCGCGACTGCGGCCCTTGGTCTGAACCCGCGCCTCCTGGCGGCGATGCAGGAAGGCCCCGTGCTCACCCGTCCGATTCCATCGAGCGGTGAAGCACTCCCCGTGATCGGCCTCGGCGGCCGGTGGATCAACGCCAACTCGTCGGCGGAAGAGCTCGCCGATCACCGTGCGGTCATGCACGAGCTGGCCCGCGACGCCGAAGGTGCCGGTCGTCTGTTCGACAGCGCAGCCGGCTACGGCGGCGGCGGCTCGGAGGAGTACGGCGGTCAGTGGGGCGCCGAGGACGGCTTTGCCGACGACATCTTCTGGGCGACCAAGGTGAACGTGGTCGGAGGAGGCAGCTCGACGGCCGATCCGGCTGCGGTGCGTGCGCAGATCGAGCGGTCGTTCGAGCGCCTTCGCCGCGACGTGATCGACCTCGACCAGGTGCACAACATGGGCGATCCGCCCACCCAGCTCGGCATCCTGCAGGAGTACAAGGACGAGGGTCGGATCCGCTACATCGGCATCACGACCACCAGTTCCGGGCAGTACGAGCAGCTGGAGCAGGTGATGCGCGACTACCCGATCGACTTCATCGGGATCGACTACGCCATCGACAACCGCGAGGCGGAGGAGCGGATCCTCCCGCTCGCCCAGGACCGCGGCATCGGTGTGCTGGTCTACCTGCCCTTCGGCCGCTCGCGGATGTGGTCGCGGATCGGCGACCGGGAGCTGCCCGATTGGGCGGCGGAGTTCGACGCCACCACCTGGGCGCAGTTCATGCTCAAGTTCGTCGTGGCCAACCCGGCGGTCTCGGTGGCCTGCCCGGGCACCGGCGACCCCGAGCACATGATCGACAACCTGGGCGGGGGGCGCGGCCGTCTGCCCACCCCCGATCACGTGCGCCGCATGATTGAGTGGGAGGCCGCGCTTCCGAGCGCCTGA
- a CDS encoding MFS transporter, whose product MIKSQLARLIDFRNDQEFRGMLQAAAYGFCIMFSYYILRAVRDEISAADRGNLQILWTAVFVVMIFAVQGYSWVASRWSRGVFVPFVNRFFIACLIAFWASLVFMPEAARPWIDRVFYVWTSVFALFVVTVFWGLVADCFTNDQGKRLFGFIAIGSSVGGIVGSAVTSVLAVRVEVFFLLLIACVPLEAASWFAGRLNREFGTGDVRSDGEAARPLAGNAWSGMKAVFASPYLLGIATFIALMTFASTILYFAQSDLIYAAMTDRGERTAFLARMDLVVNVLTILFEVYLTARIIKWLGVGWTLALIPIAVAIGFAALGVHPTLWTLVIVQVVYRAGRYGLTKPAREVLFTVVSREEKYKSKAFIDAAVYRGGDLVSGWVYAGAAAIGLTIGSIALFAAPIAALWAMVALGIGRRGEALAAETPSS is encoded by the coding sequence GTGATCAAATCTCAGCTCGCCCGGCTGATCGACTTCAGGAACGACCAGGAGTTTCGCGGCATGCTGCAGGCGGCCGCCTACGGCTTCTGCATCATGTTCTCCTACTACATTCTGCGGGCCGTTCGCGACGAGATCTCGGCGGCGGATCGAGGCAACCTCCAGATCCTGTGGACCGCGGTCTTCGTCGTCATGATCTTCGCGGTCCAGGGCTATTCCTGGGTGGCGTCGCGGTGGTCGCGGGGGGTGTTCGTGCCCTTCGTGAACCGCTTCTTCATCGCCTGCCTGATCGCGTTCTGGGCGAGTCTGGTCTTCATGCCGGAGGCCGCCCGTCCGTGGATCGATCGGGTGTTCTACGTCTGGACGAGCGTCTTCGCGCTGTTCGTGGTCACGGTGTTCTGGGGACTCGTGGCGGACTGCTTCACGAACGACCAGGGCAAGCGGTTGTTCGGCTTCATCGCGATCGGCAGCTCGGTGGGCGGGATCGTCGGGTCGGCGGTTACCTCGGTGCTGGCGGTGCGGGTGGAGGTCTTCTTCCTTCTCCTGATCGCCTGCGTACCGCTGGAGGCCGCATCGTGGTTTGCGGGGCGCCTCAACCGGGAGTTCGGCACCGGCGACGTTCGGTCGGATGGGGAAGCCGCACGCCCCCTGGCCGGCAACGCATGGAGTGGGATGAAGGCGGTTTTCGCCTCGCCCTATCTCCTCGGGATCGCGACTTTCATCGCCCTGATGACCTTCGCCTCGACGATCCTCTACTTCGCGCAGTCCGACCTGATCTACGCCGCCATGACCGACCGCGGAGAGCGCACGGCCTTCCTGGCGCGGATGGATCTGGTGGTCAACGTCCTCACCATTCTCTTCGAGGTGTACCTCACGGCCCGGATCATCAAGTGGTTGGGGGTCGGCTGGACACTGGCGCTGATCCCCATCGCCGTGGCGATCGGCTTCGCGGCCCTCGGCGTCCATCCCACGCTCTGGACCCTCGTGATCGTGCAGGTCGTCTACCGTGCCGGCCGGTACGGACTGACCAAGCCCGCTCGCGAGGTGCTCTTCACCGTGGTCTCGCGCGAAGAGAAGTATAAATCGAAGGCCTTCATCGATGCCGCGGTCTATCGGGGTGGCGATCTGGTGAGTGGATGGGTCTACGCCGGGGCGGCGGCGATCGGGCTCACCATCGGCTCGATCGCCCTCTTCGCGGCTCCGATCGCGGCGCTCTGGGCCATGGTGGCCCTCGGGATCGGTCGCCGTGGCGAGGCCCTCGCCGCGGAGACGCCGAGTTCCTGA
- a CDS encoding G8 domain-containing protein, whose translation MHRRSAAALCAILGALALSACDRTEELVTPDVPTEPEDSIQRWSDPAVWPTGAVPEAGQAVTIPQGTSIVLDVSPPPLGGLRIEGELVADRRDLDLTADWILVSGLLRVGDDDTPFTDRLRITLTGPVDGDEAAVGMGNRLIGVLPGGALEIRAESRRAWTRLDGTVAPGASSITVTGEVDWRVGDRIVVAPSGFDPREAEDRMITAVSDRTVTLDRPLEHPHFGEVQTIAGRSVDQRAEVGLLSRTVTIRGLGVDDQGVVAAEEAGAGGHIMVLAGGQARLEGVELVHMGQSGRLARYPVHWHLLGEGDGQFLRNSAVWRTNNRCVTVHGTDHVEVADNVCYDHFGHGYFLEEGGETGNRLVNNLGVFGRRTDGAARLIPSDDRPATFWITNPDNHLEGNVAAGSQGFGFWYALPDRPLGPSAGEPDRPRRTPLGVFRDNVAHSNQRGGLHVDHGPRADGVIETTSYRPIRDPADNESEVVPAVFESLLAYKNRPRGVWLRGHAHRLTDAILADNQIGATFASSESFIEDALVIGETANDASRVDVYRGFEFYDGRVGARRVTFEGFSGAGSIPWSALGYNRKNAFSVHTGNVAEDLEFIDSRPVYIEDPQLDKDGDKGAVFLDALGTVSGTAGAWVVASTPFLETPGCSMRAEWNARICPGPYVRLILSASSAFAPLEVVRDDGASEEYVGIGNNPARTSKSLVANRRYRLETSADAPDLQVNLRDARPGEWLLVELPLSSAPSQIVRDYWAGHPMTAGSSRAQVESGDGSVYWYDAAQRRLHLKLVVRDDRDWAHFRLVP comes from the coding sequence ATGCATCGTCGTTCCGCCGCCGCCCTCTGCGCCATACTCGGGGCACTCGCCCTCTCGGCCTGCGACCGCACCGAGGAGCTGGTGACTCCCGATGTGCCCACCGAGCCGGAAGATTCTATCCAGCGGTGGTCGGACCCTGCCGTGTGGCCGACCGGCGCGGTGCCCGAAGCGGGACAGGCGGTGACGATTCCGCAGGGTACCTCGATCGTGCTCGACGTCTCTCCGCCGCCTCTCGGGGGACTCCGGATCGAGGGCGAGCTCGTGGCCGATCGCCGCGATCTCGACCTCACGGCCGACTGGATCCTGGTGTCGGGGCTGCTCCGGGTGGGTGACGACGACACCCCCTTCACCGATCGACTCCGCATCACCCTCACCGGACCGGTCGATGGCGATGAGGCCGCCGTCGGCATGGGCAACCGGCTCATCGGCGTGCTGCCTGGCGGTGCCCTCGAGATCCGCGCGGAGTCCCGCAGAGCCTGGACCCGCCTCGACGGCACGGTCGCACCCGGCGCCTCGAGCATCACGGTCACCGGCGAGGTGGACTGGCGGGTGGGCGACCGCATCGTTGTCGCGCCGAGCGGCTTCGATCCGCGGGAGGCCGAGGATCGCATGATCACCGCCGTCTCCGATCGCACCGTCACCCTCGATCGGCCGCTGGAGCACCCGCATTTCGGCGAGGTGCAGACCATCGCCGGGCGCTCCGTGGATCAGCGCGCCGAGGTGGGACTCCTGAGCCGCACGGTCACCATTCGCGGCCTCGGGGTGGACGATCAGGGGGTGGTCGCGGCAGAGGAGGCGGGCGCGGGGGGGCACATCATGGTGCTCGCCGGCGGTCAGGCTCGCCTCGAGGGGGTGGAGCTCGTGCACATGGGGCAATCCGGCCGGCTGGCCCGCTACCCGGTGCACTGGCACCTGCTCGGCGAGGGCGACGGGCAGTTCCTCCGCAACAGCGCGGTGTGGCGCACCAACAACCGCTGCGTGACCGTGCACGGCACCGACCATGTGGAGGTGGCCGACAACGTCTGCTACGACCACTTCGGTCACGGCTACTTTCTCGAGGAGGGCGGCGAGACGGGCAACCGCCTGGTGAACAACCTCGGAGTCTTCGGGCGGCGCACCGACGGCGCGGCGCGGCTGATCCCCTCCGACGACCGCCCCGCCACCTTCTGGATCACCAATCCGGACAACCATCTCGAGGGCAACGTGGCCGCGGGATCGCAGGGCTTCGGCTTCTGGTACGCGCTGCCCGACCGACCGCTCGGGCCCTCGGCCGGCGAGCCCGACCGTCCGCGCCGCACCCCCCTCGGCGTCTTCCGCGACAACGTCGCCCACTCCAACCAGCGCGGGGGGCTGCACGTGGACCACGGCCCGCGCGCGGATGGGGTGATCGAGACCACGAGCTACCGCCCCATCCGCGATCCCGCCGACAACGAGTCGGAGGTGGTGCCGGCGGTGTTCGAGAGCCTGCTCGCCTACAAGAACCGCCCCCGGGGCGTCTGGCTGCGCGGGCACGCGCATCGCCTCACCGACGCGATCCTCGCCGACAACCAGATCGGGGCCACCTTCGCCAGCTCGGAGTCCTTCATCGAAGACGCGCTGGTGATCGGCGAGACCGCGAACGACGCGTCGCGGGTGGACGTGTACCGGGGTTTCGAGTTCTACGACGGGCGCGTGGGGGCGCGACGCGTGACCTTCGAGGGCTTCTCGGGCGCCGGCAGCATTCCGTGGAGCGCGCTCGGCTACAACCGGAAGAACGCCTTCTCCGTGCACACCGGAAACGTGGCCGAGGATCTCGAGTTCATCGACTCCCGTCCGGTCTACATCGAGGATCCGCAGCTCGACAAGGACGGCGACAAGGGCGCCGTCTTCCTCGACGCGCTGGGCACCGTTTCGGGTACGGCGGGCGCCTGGGTCGTCGCATCCACCCCCTTTCTCGAAACGCCCGGCTGCTCGATGCGCGCGGAGTGGAATGCACGCATCTGTCCGGGGCCGTACGTGCGGCTGATCCTGAGCGCGTCGAGTGCCTTCGCGCCGCTCGAGGTGGTGCGCGACGACGGCGCCTCGGAGGAGTACGTGGGGATCGGCAACAACCCGGCCCGCACCTCGAAGAGCCTGGTGGCGAACCGGCGCTACCGGCTCGAGACGTCGGCCGACGCCCCCGATCTGCAGGTGAACCTGCGGGATGCCCGCCCCGGCGAGTGGCTTCTGGTGGAGTTGCCGCTCTCGTCCGCCCCGTCGCAGATCGTGCGCGACTACTGGGCCGGGCATCCGATGACCGCCGGCTCGTCGCGGGCGCAGGTGGAGAGCGGCGACGGGTCGGTGTACTGGTACGACGCGGCGCAGCGGCGGCTGCACCTCAAGCTCGTGGTGCGCGACGACCGCGACTGGGCGCACTTCCGGTTGGTGCCCTGA